A window of the Vigna angularis cultivar LongXiaoDou No.4 chromosome 3, ASM1680809v1, whole genome shotgun sequence genome harbors these coding sequences:
- the LOC108319818 gene encoding uncharacterized protein LOC108319818 — protein MVHPNSRTVGDTEHSWCRAVRGGTGIAVLALRTSKAPDISHLQASLRSLQTSHPILRSRLLHNNNNTFSFLTSPTSSFTLTSLALPANVSDPLTQILELELNRNTWHDSNDDHVFFATVYTLPNANTWVVALRLHVSACDRTTALLLLRELLTLMEGDHGAGQDNSNHKDEPSLAIEDLVPRGKGKKPVWTRGLDMLAYSLNSLRLSNLKFVDAKNPRFSQVVRLQLNQNETKGVLAGCKLSGIKLCGALVAAGLMATHGSKMRSKKYGVVTLTDCRSSLQSPLTDNFGFYHSAILNSHEMKGGETLWELAKRTYQTLAQSKNCNKHFSDMADLNFLMCRAIENPSLTPAASLRTSLMSVFEETVVDNGGAKQREIGVEDYMGCASVHGVGPSIAIFDTIRDGSLDCVCVYPAPLHSRELMQELVGKMKAILVEAANGYTE, from the exons ATGGTCCACCCAAACTCCCGAACCGTCGGCGACACCGAGCACAGCTGGTGCCGCGCCGTCCGCGGCGGCACCGGGATCGCCGTCCTCGCCCTCCGAACCTCCAAGGCCCCCGACATCTCCCACCTCCAAGCTTCCCTCCGAAGCCTCCAAACCTCCCACCCAATCCTTAGGTCCCGACTCctacacaacaacaacaacacattCTCCTTCCTCACCTCCCCAACCTCCTCCTTCACACTAACCTCCCTCGCCCTCCCCGCTAATGTCTCCGACCCCCTTACTCAGATCCTCGAACTCGAACTCAACCGCAACACGTGGCACGACTCCAACGACGACCACGTCTTCTTCGCCACCGTCTACACTCTCCCCAACGCCAACACTTGGGTGGTAGCACTGAGACTCCATGTCTCCGCATGTGACCGTACCACCGCGCTGTTACTTCTCAGGGAGTTACTTACTCTGATGGAAGGAGATCACGGCGCTGGCCAGGACAACAGTAATCATAAAGACGAACCTAGTCTGGCCATTGAAGATCTCGTGCCACGTGGCAAGGGCAAGAAGCCTGTCTGGACACGTGGCCTTGACATGCTGGCGTACTCGCTCAACTCTCTCAGGCTGTCCAATTTGAAGTTTGTTGACGCCAAAAACCCTAGGTTTTCGCAGGTGGTTAGGTTGCAACTCAACCAAAACGAGACCAAGGGAGTTCTAGCG GGTTGCAAGTTGAGTGGGATAAAACTGTGTGGAGCACTGGTTGCTGCGGGGTTAATGGCTACCCATGGCTCAAAAATGAGGTCCAAGAAGTATGGAGTCGTAACCCTCACCGATTGCCGATCCAGTCTTCAATCGCCCCTCACTGACAATTTTG GATTTTACCACTCCGCCATTCTGAATTCGCACGAGATGAAGGGAGGGGAAACCCTATGGGAGCTAGCCAAGAGGACTTACCAAACGCTCGCCCAGTCCAAAAACTGCAACAAGCATTTTTCAGACATGGCAGATTTGAACTTTCTCATGTGCAGGGCAATAGAGAACCCTAGCTTGACGCCCGCCGCGTCGCTCAGGACCTCCTTGATGTCGGTCTTTGAGGAGACCGTGGTGGACAACGGCGGCGCCAAGCAGCGCGAGATCGGGGTTGAGGACTACATGGGGTGCGCCTCCGTGCACGGTGTGGGACCCTCCATCGCTATTTTTGACACCATTAGGGATGGGAGTTTGGATTGTGTGTGCGTCTACCCGGCGCCGTTGCACTCGCGGGAGCTGATGCAGGAGCTTGTTGGGAAGATGAAGGCTATCCTCGTTGAAGCTGCAAACGGATACACGGAATAA